The following coding sequences are from one Rhipicephalus microplus isolate Deutch F79 chromosome 3, USDA_Rmic, whole genome shotgun sequence window:
- the LOC119185168 gene encoding endothelin-converting enzyme 1, with protein sequence MRLTQFRAILTVSVTAVIVMAVVIVVLMPQRKETVPTEPYCETEDCFQHSYRLLAKLNHSLDPCEDFSAYVCSAWSPPQGYLEHSNSAMDDVRKLWFPGFSDMLSLGSKTIRVGLKPLAMYSSCMADHSVYGSNVKIFWEMLKECRLTWPEEPESLNNTALGVLMTLAFKWQFPLFFHVRALRLKSASNWRFNMNPGSLIPLMYQHHVTVKNSGGYEKYWATFYYILSGKYNESAVNKTIIAKTKAIEGDVFKRLLTAMRSPVINPVLMPISETGLFTTSLSSEQWLRAFKETKLGPEVELKDEVFFGDAGFFLELAVVMNSYQDAELLSLIAWSFVQLMSPAVDYRLLENRYEQGITIYRPYFCERLVETAYQFLVVALHSASRFSPQERALVINGFDSLVSAAVDRLNASEWLDVESRKLASAKLSSARLQLWPPEKYLDSFILGNMYAAFPSFEDSFAGYWAKSMRSAAEAYQPRSNMELESYMLNYALPYFLYDASSNTVKVAVGAVTAPLYYLSGTKAMFYGGLGFSIALQLVSSLDSQGLRWHPDGTFGGSFLSNTSARAFEMRDTCRSAAQNGSNGSAQTNLTALGRRNSVFPEIPALELAYIAYQRAVSDGSDNSLQGIPGAFSGDKVFFMTLCYMMCTLPDSVGPYTADCNKAMRNFEAFARAFHCPVGSQMNPRQKCAFFG encoded by the exons ATGCGGCTCACGCAATTCCGCGCCATCCTGACTGTGAGTGTCACGGCGGTGATAGTAATGGCAGTTGTCATCGTGGTACTTATGCCGCAACGGAAAGAAACAGTGCCGACAGAGCCATATTGCGAGACTGAAGACTGTTTCCAGCACAGCTATCGTCTTCTCGCCAAACTGAACCACAGCCTCGACCCGTGCGAGGACTTCAGCGCCTACGTGTGCTCCGCCTGGTCGCCGCCGCAGGGTTACCTGGAACACTCCAACTCGGCTATGGACGACGTGCGAAAATTGTGGTTTCCTGGGTTCAGCGACATGTTGTCACTTGGCTCGAAAACAATCAGGGTTGGCCTGAAACCCCTAGCCATGTACTCATCTTGCATGGCTGACCACTCAGTGTACGGCTCCAACGTGAAGATATTTTGGGAAATGCTCAAGGAATGCAGGCTCACTTGGCCAGAGGAACCAGAGTCACTCAACAACACTGCATTAGGCGTACTAATGACGCTGGCATTCAAGTGGCAGTTTCCACTCTTCTTTCATGTGAGAGCTCTGCGCTTGAAGTCGGCGTCAAACTGGCGCTTCAACATGAATCCTGGCTCCCTTATACCTCTGATGTATCAACACCACGTAACAGTCAAGAATTCGGGAGGATACGAGAAGTACTGGGCAACGTTCTACTACATCTTGAGCGGCAAGTACAACGAGTCAGCAGTGAACAAAACAATCATCGCCAAAACAAAAGCGATAGAAGGCGACGTCTTCAAACGGCTCCTGACGGCCATGCGTTCCCCGGTAATCAACCCGGTGCTTATGCCCATCTCAGAGACTGGACTCTTCACTACGTCGCTGAGCTCCGAGCAGTGGTTACGTGCATTCAAAGAGACAAAGCTCGGTCCTGAGGTAGAACTGAAAGATGAGGTCTTCTTTGGCGACGCGGGATTCTTCCTTGAGTTGGCGGTTGTGATGAATTCGTACCAGGACGCCGAGCTACTCTCCTTGATCGCCTGGTCATTCGTGCAGCTCATGTCACCGGCGGTGGACTACCGGCTCCTAGAGAATCGGTACGAACAAGGCATCACAATCTACCGGCCCTATTTCTGCGAACGGCTCGTTGAAACCGCCTACCAGTTTCTAGTGGTCGCGCTCCACTCGGCATCACGGTTTTCGCCGCAAGAGCGCGCATTGGTAATCAACGGGTTTGACAGCCTCGTCTCAGCCGCCGTCGACAGGTTGAACGCGTCGGAATGGCTCGATGTCGAGAGCAGAAAACTCGCCTCCGCGAAGTTGTCTTCGGCGCGCCTTCAATTGTGGCCTCCGGAGAAGTACCTTGATAGCTTTATACTCGGAAATATGTACGCAGCCTTCCCTAGCTTTGAAGATTCATTTGCTGGTTACTGGGCCAAGTCGATGCGCAGCGCCGCGGAAGCATATCAGCCGCGTTCCAACATGGAACTTGAAAGCTACATGCTTAATTATGCACTGCCGTACTTCTTATACGACGCCTCGAGCAACACCGTCAAGGTGGCTGTGGGTGCAGTAACTGCGCCTCTCTATTATCTCAGCGGCACCAAGGCCATGTTCTATGGTGGACTAGGATTCTCTATAGCGCTCCAACTGGTATCGTCGCTGGACAGCCAGGGACTGAGATGGCATCCCGATGGCACGTTCGGCGGTTCTTTTCTATCAAA CACTTCAGCACGGGCCTTTGAAATGAGAGACACATGCCGGAGCGCAGCTCAAAATGGCTCCAACGGAAGCGCACAGACCAACCTGACTGCATTGGGAAGACGTAACAGCGTCTTTCCCGAGATCCCCGCACTAGAGCTGGCCTACATAGCGTACCAGCGTGCGGTCAGCGACGGCAGCGACAATAGTCTGCAAGGCATTCCTGGAGCCTTCTCGGGCGACAAGGTGTTTTTCATGACACTGTGCTATATGATGTGCACACTCCCGGATTCAGTGGGTCCTTACACAGCAGACTGCAACAAGGCGATGCGCAATTTCGAGGCCTTCGCCCGGGCGTTCCACTGTCCCGTGGGGTCGCAGATGAACCCGAGACAGAAATGCGCATTCTTCGGTTGA